The following is a genomic window from Phaseolus vulgaris cultivar G19833 chromosome 6, P. vulgaris v2.0, whole genome shotgun sequence.
aaattttccaaatcaattatgatggaattaaattcatcaaggtgAGATTGGATGGGAGTACCTTCGGACATTCGGAGTGTAAAGAGTCGCTCCTTTAACCGGAGTTTGTTTGCAAGACTTTTGGTCATGTATAGAGACTCCAATTTACCCCATATGCCTGCTGTACTTTTCTCGTTGATGACCTCACGCAACACCTCACGGGACAAGCATAACTGGATTGCAGACAATGCCTTTTCATCCATCTCATCCCACTGCTCCTCCGTCATAGTGGTTGGTCTCATCATTTTACCTGCCAGaactttctttaaaccattctgggTGAGAACAGCTAGCATCTGGACTCGTCAGATAGCAAAACtgattttaccatcaaatttctcaatatccaatttcgacattattgaacaatagatcctggttgaattatcgaaaatCTCTGATACCAATTTGTAGGgagcgtgataatttcaaccaaagattatgagaaattaaaaaaacaagtaaagtgagaatgataccagaatttttaggtggaaaacccctttaaatagagctaaaaaaaccaccggcgagagagccaaaacttccactataatggtactgggagtacaatgaattcctctcaggctaatgataaatagccccaaatcaaaattctctctatatgggttaaacacttacacccaaaagcagaaatagagagtataggaaaagagagaggaaaCAAGTGTGTGTTGCTTGTTTGTagtgtgttacattgcttgaaggaagccactatatatagtggttataggagacaacaataataaatacaattaatggtaattaacctcccatttATGCCAAGATAACCGTaaaggtgagtcataaacccacaaaataaaaatcaatttaaaaaaataataataattagttgttatattaactaaattagagatcattttaaaaattaaaaaaaatagtttttaaattagtttttattattgttaaatgatttataaattggtatctaattaggaACTAAAGTTTTAACtcccaattatttagtttctaaatttggtagcaaaaacttggttgttaattagatatcaatttagaaacaaaaaatttgttagtttctaaaattatttctaatttagtcactataacaattaattatttttagtcactaaaaattaatttctattgtagtgagaaaaatttattgatatctTAAATATAAGATTTAATTTTAATAGGATGTTGCACTCAAATTACATTAAAGAAAcctataatttgaaaaacacgtttttttaaacaaaaatacttTCAAAATGTTAAAAGAAATACTTGTTTATATCTCACTGGtataggaaaatatttttctataacttcgcattttaaagattaaaatgtcAATATTTTGTGAGATcttacatatttaataaaaaaattatcataacaataaaatttttaaaaatattgtaaaatcttaaaataaaatattgcaATAAAAGtattctaaataattttgttaatctaactcatttaaatttgtcTTCTACAgctaaaatcaaattaaaaggTAATCTAAAAGTGATTTCCCacttaacattaaaaatacaaaaaaaatatgttatctttgataatttaaaaagaagtatgtttttgaaacaaaaaaaaattacttttatcatgttaaaactaaaatttgaaCACAAAAactcttatttattattttttcatggATACGAGAATCAGATGCACTGTCTAAAAATTAGAGTTGtatatcaattatatattatatattagttttaaaatttttcaaTAAGCATTAGAGTTGTATAttgataaattataattaaaaataatataaaaatattaaaggaGGTCGTccagattcaaacaaagacaGCCTATATTTAGATGAAAATAATGCAACGTTTTGATGAGTTCAATAATTCAAAACATATAGCAATTTCTGTCGGGCTAGAAGGTGTAATTTGTTTGGTGCATTTGTATCTACATGAGGAAATAATCAACAAAATTAAGAATGCCAATTATGTCACCATTGTCACACTCTGCTTCAATGAGATCCACAAGATATATTATTTAGTGTTTGCTGTAACActctatttaataatatatcaaagtatatatataacacacacaaaaacaaaatctacaaaattttaatttcattaaaaatggtaaaataaaagaaaattgaatagaACAAAGCGTTCTGATATATATCCATTCACAGGTGCCCACGGTTCTAATTATTCCAATTTTTTCAGgtcttttaaaatttagattagGACGAAGGGATGGTTGTTTAGGGTTTCAGATGATATTAGTAAAATAATCAGTCAATAATTGTGTTTTATATTCAAAACCTAACCGCACATTTATCATAAGAGGGACTGATCACATTAATTAACTCATGTTAGTAACTAATTACTTGCAGTTGAAAAATTGAAGTTGGGTATCATACAATGATTTAAAGTGataataatattgattttgAGGGTGTGGGTAACACTAGAGATGTTTTAATAAAGACATTCTTAAAAGtagtttttcttgcattttagtTTTAGAATAAAGATTATACAACAATTGGAGagtttaattcatttaaaattaaattgctTTTGTTGATTTTAAATATAGGTTAAGTTACCGAACATATCATTTAAGTTTTAAGTACCAATAATGTAatgtaaaacaaaaataaaattagttcaATGAATCTTCATAGCGTTGAAGACAATGCATTACTTTAAGTAATAATGAGATGTTACTTTCAGTGGTAACTACTTTTTATCCGACATAATCACATTGTCATCAGTTATAAATGCTCTCCATCAATAGTAATTACTATATAATCTAAATATGTGTGtaacaattatttaattaataaaatatattgttttttttgtttttttatatagtcTTACATTACAGGTTGAAATCTTGGAGTGTGATCACACTTCAACTTCAACTGAGGAtacatgttatttttatttttaattttttcatgtgCTGAAgaaatattgtaattaataataagtgtataaaaattgtttcattaataaaatatatcattttttttatgtatagtCTCATGTATGAGTTGTGTCTTGACGATGTTGAAGATCTCAAATCAATTAAGATAAagatttcatagtatataataaGGTGCAAATCATatcttataattttgttttacaaAATTGAGTTACGCTTATCATTCACTTTCTAATATTGTGGACACTCCTACTATGCCTACTATGATTTGTATGGATAAAATGCTGataaattcttcctgcacctccattgtttcttcctccacctctttataattttgaaaagtcAAATATATCCTTAACAATATACAAGATTAACCAATTCAgatacatttatatttatttattttgaataactTATACAATCAGATAATTTATACCGGATCTAAGGTTGTATATCTGATTGTACAAaccaatttaattttattatttacaaattgatTTGTACAATCCAATATACAAGTTAGGTGATTGTggtattgaaaataaaataaaaagatgtcTGAATTGGCCAACCTCATATAATGtcaataatatatttgattttttaaattatatgaaGATGCATGAAGGAACAATGGATGTGCAGGAAAAATTGCCTAAAATGGCAGACTCTAACGATAAGCCCATGATAAGAAAGCCCCTACGTGTAATATATCAATTATTTCATATTAAGATTTATTtcatgaatttttctttactGTATAAAgatgaaaactttaaaaatagtGTTTTGGATTTGGTTGCTTCATATTGTGGTTTAAGTCTAAATGGATTCAGTATTGAgggataataaaaattaaaagttcaCGTAATATATTTATTGGGAAACTGTTGAAATTTGGAGacttaaatttacattttactACTATGTTAAAACTatgtttgaatttatttttggaAACATCAAACAACATTGACATTTCCATAGCATAGCATTATGCTTAATTAATAGATCGTTTATCGATCATTGTAATGGTTATTACATCATAATGTCACATTTCAACAACGTTAGTTATTATTTGATAGTGTTGGAAATAAACATGTCAACTATATCTGAACCCACACTATcctaaaaaattaatgaaaatccaaataaaaaatattttcaacatAAAAGGTGCAATGCATGGTTTATTGCTAATTATGATATAAAGTTACAagattttactttatttttgttATCAATCATGTGGATGAATTCATAAAGTATGGATTTACCTAAAGATGTCACTAATCAATTATCCTCCTTTATTTGAGTTCTCAACATCTATTTAAATCTATCGGATTTATAAACTCACATAATCTTATATGTGTATTGATTACCGtgtttattttaaagataagaGGATATTATATATGATAGatacatatttaaaaatctaatttttttaaaaatataataatatataattgtaattattcaaatataaattaaaatcacattTATTAGATGttgttgaaataaataaaaaaattaatgatctTTTTCAGCTTTATAGGTAAGTACTTCATGTGAAGTATCCACAATATCAGATATGGATTAATATTggatataaacacacaacagaAATTGAAGTATGGTTGCTTCagagattttatttatttaacttatgTTTTTATCCATTGTTCATAATATGGATCTAAGGTTGTTGGATAGAAGCATGCATGCAATAAAGCTATGTGTGTAGTTCAGCCTTCATCCTCAATCCAAGGACTGTGCTTGGGTTTTCTAACATTCCTAAGGGCCTTCCAAACAACACTGTTACACATGAACCCTGCCCCACAAGCTATTTGGCAAACCCGATCACCCCTTTTGATCCTTGAGTTGAACTCAAGGTAAGCCAGTTCATACCAAGTACTGCTGCTTGATGTGTTGCCAAATCGCTCCAATGTCTTCCTTGATGCTTCCATGTACTCCTCTGTGAGCTCCAAGTTCTTTTGAATCTCATCCAGCACTTTCTTGCTCGTTGCCAGAATGCACATGTGCTCGAATGCCAGCTTGTAATCCGGAATGTATGGCTttgctttctttttcttcaagatCAAGTTGGTGAAGAAGTGAAACTGCTCTGAAACAGGTAGCACTAGTGGCCCTAGTGTGGTTATGTTGGCTTTTAGTGCATGGCCTCCAACCTCTATGATATCTTTGCTCACACAAAGCCCCTTCCTCCCTTCACTATCTTCCCTTTGATGTATGCTTTTGTAGCTTCTATTGTCCATCCCTTTGTGAGTTCGAACCAGCTGCCACATGCCAAAGCAATAAAATAGATATCCTAAAACTTATCttacagaaaataaaagttatcaTGTCATTATAATGCAAAGGAACAGAGTAGAAGTTATCTGAAGGGAAAAGTTTTAGATTAGTTCTTTATCAGTTTTTATTCCTGTCAGAATTAGAGTTTCACCCCAATAGCTTAACATTTAGTACAAATTTTTATCATGTTGATTATCAAAATCAAACTTGATAGAAAAACAATACCAAAGAGTAATAATTACATATGAGATTTGTCAAGTGTAACTACTCTTGAATCAGACTATTCTGTAAGCTTAACTCATTTAAAGTCATTAGTTAGTATTGTGTTATTATTTTACTAAATAGATATCCTGAGTTTGGAAGAGATACCtgtttgagttcatacttggcGCGCCATTTATCTAGGCGGAAATTTGAGAGCATTATGGCTGCAGCCCCCATTCTGAAGAAGCAATTGGGAAGCTGCATTTCAATGTCATTGCCAGTGTACCAGGTAGAGCTCACAGCTTCTGTGCTAACTACAAGTGCATAAGTTCTTGGATAGGCATCCAGAAGGTCTTTAGCAAGATCAATAGCTGTGATTCCAGCACCACAACCCATCCCACCAAGGTTAAAGCTGTGGATGTCATGCCTAAGCTTGAAATGATTCACTATCATTGAGGAGAGTGATGGGGTGGTGTTTAGTATTCCACAGTTTACTATCAGGATTGTGATGTCCTTGGCTTTTACTTTTGTGGCAGCAAGAAGGTCATTAATTGCCCCAAACATCACCATTGATACCTCTTCTCTGCCATCTTTCAGTGAGTTTCTGTAACCAGGGCGAAAGACTCCTTTTGGCAGGTAGGTCTCATCACCCATTCCAGATTTCTTAAGAACTCGTTCTTGAAACTCAGTAGTAGCATCATTGAAATTCCCAGACTTTTTTGCTAGCTCAATAAACTCAGCCTTTGAGATCTGCATAAATATCCATTATTAAATACATCTAAAGGTTGAATGTATAAAAAACAGGCTTACCCCCTCAAGCATCAAAATTGGAGTTTCAACTCAGTAATTAGTGAAAGAAAGAAGATTTACATTAAAGCTCAATATGGATTAGCAACGTAACAGCAAAAATCACTCAAGTAAAAGTATCTAAGTTTGGCATTAAAAGTTAAAACTCACACACTCTCTTGGTGTGTGAGGTGTGACTACTAATTAAGAAAAGCTGAGTTTTTAACCTTGTATTCATTTGAGGGACGAAAGCATGAGAAATCAAGCAAATAGGTAGAGCCGGGTGTGAAGTCAATGTAAAAATACAGCAGTATGAACAAAAGGGCTGATATAAATAGAATATCAATGAGACCATATTTGTCATAGAGATCGTGCCAAGTGAAGTTTCCAATACGAGCAACAAAGCCTGCAAGCAGAGGTGGTGCCAGCAATAAGTACAAGCGATGGCTAATGAGGTAGCCATAACCCAATTTCACATATTTTAGATTAACTGAACTAAGAAAATCTGGCAGCCTAGGCCGTACTCTCACAGAGAAAGAAATAGAGCCTGCATTTGGGCCAGAGTTCTCAACACCTCTCTGCACAATCTCAGTAGAAAAATCTTCACTTTCTTTTGACATGGGGGAGGAATTATGTTACAATAAGATGATGTGTTGGTTGAAGAAAAAAGTGGTGGGAAAAAACAGGAGGGGCATGCTCACAGTGAATTGAAGTGCAAAAGTGGATAGAAAAATATTAGACACAAAGAAGCTTGATGGGATATAAATATATAGGAACAGTTTCCTCTCTTAGCACCCTTTGGTTGGAGAAACACAGACTAGTTGGCATGGTAAATGATGCTAAGGATTTTACGGAGAATGCAAACTGAATAGGCACATTGTGCATGAATGCGTTTGAGCAGCAGATTTACAGCACCATTGAAATTGTATGCAAGACGAGCATGTAAATTTCCACCATctttttgaatatttaaaattccATTAATCAACTTGGGAGCAGCATAAACATGCTGCACTATATTTAATATTGTTTCAGCTAAAACATTTCATTCACTTTCTATGACTTGCCTTATATGAAGGAGGAAGAAATGAACAATTGAATACTTTTAAAAGAATCTGGTTTACACTTATTAATGAATATGTGAGACAATTCAAAATGGAGAAAAAACCGTGTTACATTAATAACGTGTCCTTTTTGTGAAGATAAggattaaaacaaattaatacTGTTTGTTGTGTTGATGATATACGTAATTCAGTGGCTAAAAAAGTTCAGTCATTGGTTGTGATTTAATCCTACGTTTTGAAATGTGAGAGATAACAAACAAAAGAAGTGAAGTTTTAAGTATAAGACCAATGAGCAGAGAAACAAGAGCCCAAAATGccatagattaaaaataatgcaGCATCTTCAATGTTGGAGAAGACAAGAAACTAGATTGCCAATACAAAACACAGTAATGATTTTCGTACAAAAAAATGACCTAATTCATATGTATTTGGTCTTCTGTTT
Proteins encoded in this region:
- the LOC137833181 gene encoding 3-ketoacyl-CoA synthase 15-like — protein: MSKESEDFSTEIVQRGVENSGPNAGSISFSVRVRPRLPDFLSSVNLKYVKLGYGYLISHRLYLLLAPPLLAGFVARIGNFTWHDLYDKYGLIDILFISALLFILLYFYIDFTPGSTYLLDFSCFRPSNEYKISKAEFIELAKKSGNFNDATTEFQERVLKKSGMGDETYLPKGVFRPGYRNSLKDGREEVSMVMFGAINDLLAATKVKAKDITILIVNCGILNTTPSLSSMIVNHFKLRHDIHSFNLGGMGCGAGITAIDLAKDLLDAYPRTYALVVSTEAVSSTWYTGNDIEMQLPNCFFRMGAAAIMLSNFRLDKWRAKYELKQLVRTHKGMDNRSYKSIHQREDSEGRKGLCVSKDIIEVGGHALKANITTLGPLVLPVSEQFHFFTNLILKKKKAKPYIPDYKLAFEHMCILATSKKVLDEIQKNLELTEEYMEASRKTLERFGNTSSSSTWYELAYLEFNSRIKRGDRVCQIACGAGFMCNSVVWKALRNVRKPKHSPWIEDEG